The following DNA comes from Janthinobacterium sp. TB1-E2.
AAACCCTGGAGCAGCAGCGCATCGATATCGAAATGGCGCTGGCGGAAATCAGTGCGCATGAAGATGCGTGCGCGCGCATGCTGGCGGACTTGAACCTTGATAAGGCGCAAACAAACTAAATCGATGCGGCGGCGCCTGCCACGCACAGTGCTTTACACGCCTCACTTTACGTTTACGTAAACGTCACAACTGAGTATCATAGCTTCACTGACCCGGCACCCATGACCGCCACACTTATAACGACGACGAGGACGACATGCTCCATCTCCCAGGCTTGACCTTTGACCACGGCGACGACATCGCCTCCCTGCGCGAAGCGATCCAACAATTTGCCGCCGCCGAAATCGCGCCGCGCGCGGCCGAAATCGACCGTACGGACCAGTTCCCCATGGACCTGTGGCGCAAGATGGGCGACATGGGCTTGCTCGGCATCACCGTCAGCGAAGAATACGGCGGCGCCGGCATGGGTTACCTGGCGCACATCATCGCCATGGAAGAGATCTCGCGCGCCTCGGCTTCCGTCGGCCTGTCCTACGGCGCCCATTCGAACCTGTGCGTCAACCAGATCAAGCGCAACGGCACGGCCGAGCAAAAAGCCAAGTACCTGCCGAAACTGATCACGGGCGAACACATCGGCGCTCTGGCCATGTCGGAACCGAACGCGGGCTCGGACGTCGTCAGCATGAAGCTGCGCGCCGACTTCAAGGGCGACCGCTGGGTCTTGAACGGCACCAAGATGTGGATCACCAACGGCCCCGACGCGGACGTGCTGGTGGTGTATGCGAAAAATGACCTGGAAGCGGGTCCGCGCGGCATGACGGCTTTCCTGATCGAAAAGAATTTCAAGGGCTTTTCCATCGCGCAAAAGCTCGACAAGCTGGGCATGCGCGGCTCGCACACGGGCGAACTGGTGTTCCAGGATTGCGAAGTGCCGGCCGAAAACGTGCTGGGCGGCCTGGGCAAGGGCGTCAACGTGCTGATGTCGGGCCTCGATTTCGAGCGCACCGTGCTGTCCGGCGGCCCGCTGGGCATCATGCAGGCTTGCATGGACCTGGTCGTACCTTACGTGCATGACCGCAAGCAATTCGGCCAGGCCATCGGTGAATTCCAGTTGATGCAAGGTAAGCTGGCCGATATGTATTCGACCATGATGGCGTGCAAGGCCTATGTCTACGCCGTGGGCCAGGCCTGCGACCGCGCCACCACGCCGGAAGCCGTGCGCCAGTTGCGCAAGGATGCGGCCGGCGCCATTCTGTATAGTGCGGAGAAGGCGACCTGGATGGCGGGTGAAGCGATCCAGGCCCTGGGCGGCAACGGCTACATCAACGAGTATCCGGCCGGCCGCCTGTGGCGCGATGCCAAGCTGTATGAAATCGGCGCCGGGACCAGCGAAATCCGCCGCATGCTGATAGGCCGCGAACTGTTTGCGGAAACCAAGTAAGCACGGGCGCGCGACGATCGACTGGGTGATGAGCCATTTATGCGAGCACAGATATGACGCACATTGCCTTCCCCAAATTGCTCTCTTCCCAGATTGCATTCGATATCGCGCGCACCATCCGCGACGGCTTCGACAAGCATTACCGTTTGTTCCGCGAAACGAGCCAGCAAGCCAAGCAGTATTTCGAGCAAGGCGCCTGGGCCGCGGCGCAGACGGCGGCCCGCGAACGCATCGATTTTTATGACAAACGCGTGCAGGAATGCGTGCAGATGCTCGAAGATGAGTACGAAGAGTCGGAGTTGAGCGACGAAGTGTGGCGTGAACTGAAGCTGCACTACATCGGCATGCTGACGGAACACAAGCAGCCGGAACTGGCGGAAACCTTCTTCAATTCCGTCTGCTGCAACATCCTCCACCGCACGTATTTCAATAACGACTATATTTTCGTGCGCCCTGTCGTTTCCACGGAATACATCGAAACGCAGGATCCCGTCCCCACCTACCGCGTGTATTACCCGGGCCAGGATGGCTTGCGCCATACCCTGACGCGCATGGTGAGCAACTTCCAGCTCGACTGCGCATTTGCCAACCTCGAGCGTGACGTGGCCCAGGTGGAAGCGCGGCTGCAGCAGCTGTTCGGCGGCGAGCGGCTCGAGCCGAACCACCAGATCCAGGTCTTGACCAGCTTGTTCTACCGCAACAAGGGCGCCTATCTGGTCGGCAAGGGCATCAACGGCAACCGCGAATATCCGTTCGTCGTACCGATCCTGCACAACCGGCACGGCAAGCTCGTGCTCGACACGGTGCTGTTCGAGCACCAGCAGATCGCCGTGCTGTTTTCATTTACGCGCGCCTATTTCCTGGTCGATATGGAAGTGCCGTCGGCCTATGTGCAATTCCTGCGCAGCTTGCTGCCGCGCAAACCGCGCAGCGAAATCTATACGATATTGGGCCTGCAGAAACAGGGCAAGACCTTGTTTTACCGCGACTACCTGCAGCATCTGAAACACTCGTCGGACCACTTCGAAAGCGCGCCCGGCATCCGCGGCCTCGTGATGCTGGTGTTTGCCCTGCCCTCGTTTCCCTATGTTTTCAAGGTGATCAAGGATTTTTTCCCGCCGCCCAAGGAAACCACGCGTGCGCAAGTCCAGCAAAAGTATTTGCTGGTGAAACACCACGACCGGGTAGGCCGCATGGCCGACACGCTCGAGTATTCCAACGTAGCCTTTCCCCGCGCCCGTTTTGCCGAGGAATTGCTGGCCGAGCTGAAACAGTTCGCGCCCTCGCTGATCGAAGAAGACCACGAGCAGATCATCATCCGCCACCTGTACATCGAACGGCGCATGGTGCCGCTGAACATGTGGCTGAGCAATGCTGAAAAGGACGGCCGCGACGACCTGGTCGAACACGCCATCGTCGAGTACGGCAACGCCATCAAGGAACTCGTGGCGGCAAATATTTTCCCGGGCGACATGCTGTATAAAAACTTTGGCGTGACCCGTCATCAACGTGTCGTTTTTTACGATTACGATGAAATCGAGTACATCACCGATTGCCAGTTCCGCGTCATCCCCGAGGCGCGCACGGAGGAAGAAGAAATGTCGGCCGAACCGTGGTATCCCATCGGCAAGCACGATGTGTTTCCCGAACAATTCGGCACCTTCCTGTTGGGCAATCCCCGCATCCGCCGCTATTTCATGCAGCACCATGCCGACCTGCTGACGGCGCAATACTGGCAGGCGCGCAAGCAGCGCATTGAAGACGGCCATATCGAGGACGTCTTCCCGTATCCGCAGCACCTGCGTTTTTGTATGCAGTCACCCTCCCCACCCTTAACCGGAGATCCAACATGAATGATCCAGTCGTAATCGTCGGTGCCGCGCGCACCCCCATGGGCGCCTTCCAGGGCGACTTTGCCAACGTCACCGCCAGCGACCTGGGCGCCGTGGCCATCCGCGCCGCCGTCGAACGGGCCGGCGTGGCGCCGGACGCCGTTGAACACGTGTATTTCGGCAATTGCCTGATGGCAGGCCAAGGCCAGGCTCCCGCGCGCCAGGCCTTGCGCAAGGCGGGTTTGCCCGATTCCACGGGCGCCGTGACCCTGTCGAAAATGTGCGGCTCGGCCATGCAGACGACCATGTTCGCGCATGACACCTTGCTCGCAGGCAGCGCCGAGGTGGTGGTGGCGGGCGGCATGGAATCGATGACCAACGCCCCCTATCTGGTGCCGAAGGCGCGCGGCGGCTACCGCATCGGCCATGGCATGATCTATGACCACATGATGATGGATGGCCTGGAAGACGCCTACAGCCGCGATGAAAAGGGCAATGCCCGCTCGATGGGCACGTTTGCCGAAGAGTGCGCCAGCCAGTACGCCTTCACGCGCGAAGCGCAGGATGCGTTCGCCATCGAATCGGTAAAACGCGCGCAGGCGGCCACCAAGGATGGCAGTTTCGAGTGGGAAATCGCCCCCGTGACCGTTTCCGGCCGCGGCGGCGACACCATCGTCAGCATCGATGAAGGCCCGCAAAAAGCCCGCCTGGAAAAAATCCCGACCTTGAAGGCGGCATTCAAGAAGGATGGCACG
Coding sequences within:
- a CDS encoding isovaleryl-CoA dehydrogenase, translating into MLHLPGLTFDHGDDIASLREAIQQFAAAEIAPRAAEIDRTDQFPMDLWRKMGDMGLLGITVSEEYGGAGMGYLAHIIAMEEISRASASVGLSYGAHSNLCVNQIKRNGTAEQKAKYLPKLITGEHIGALAMSEPNAGSDVVSMKLRADFKGDRWVLNGTKMWITNGPDADVLVVYAKNDLEAGPRGMTAFLIEKNFKGFSIAQKLDKLGMRGSHTGELVFQDCEVPAENVLGGLGKGVNVLMSGLDFERTVLSGGPLGIMQACMDLVVPYVHDRKQFGQAIGEFQLMQGKLADMYSTMMACKAYVYAVGQACDRATTPEAVRQLRKDAAGAILYSAEKATWMAGEAIQALGGNGYINEYPAGRLWRDAKLYEIGAGTSEIRRMLIGRELFAETK
- a CDS encoding acetyl-CoA C-acyltransferase, which produces MNDPVVIVGAARTPMGAFQGDFANVTASDLGAVAIRAAVERAGVAPDAVEHVYFGNCLMAGQGQAPARQALRKAGLPDSTGAVTLSKMCGSAMQTTMFAHDTLLAGSAEVVVAGGMESMTNAPYLVPKARGGYRIGHGMIYDHMMMDGLEDAYSRDEKGNARSMGTFAEECASQYAFTREAQDAFAIESVKRAQAATKDGSFEWEIAPVTVSGRGGDTIVSIDEGPQKARLEKIPTLKAAFKKDGTITAASSSSINDGAAALVLMRESTAKKLGCTVIAKIHGHATHAQAPNEFTTAPIGAVKKLYAKTGWSSSNVDLFEINEAFAAVPMAAMHDLDIPHSKINIHGGACALGHPIGASGARIIVTLLGALKKTGGKRGVAALCIGGGEATAMAIELV
- the aceK gene encoding bifunctional isocitrate dehydrogenase kinase/phosphatase — encoded protein: MTHIAFPKLLSSQIAFDIARTIRDGFDKHYRLFRETSQQAKQYFEQGAWAAAQTAARERIDFYDKRVQECVQMLEDEYEESELSDEVWRELKLHYIGMLTEHKQPELAETFFNSVCCNILHRTYFNNDYIFVRPVVSTEYIETQDPVPTYRVYYPGQDGLRHTLTRMVSNFQLDCAFANLERDVAQVEARLQQLFGGERLEPNHQIQVLTSLFYRNKGAYLVGKGINGNREYPFVVPILHNRHGKLVLDTVLFEHQQIAVLFSFTRAYFLVDMEVPSAYVQFLRSLLPRKPRSEIYTILGLQKQGKTLFYRDYLQHLKHSSDHFESAPGIRGLVMLVFALPSFPYVFKVIKDFFPPPKETTRAQVQQKYLLVKHHDRVGRMADTLEYSNVAFPRARFAEELLAELKQFAPSLIEEDHEQIIIRHLYIERRMVPLNMWLSNAEKDGRDDLVEHAIVEYGNAIKELVAANIFPGDMLYKNFGVTRHQRVVFYDYDEIEYITDCQFRVIPEARTEEEEMSAEPWYPIGKHDVFPEQFGTFLLGNPRIRRYFMQHHADLLTAQYWQARKQRIEDGHIEDVFPYPQHLRFCMQSPSPPLTGDPT